Proteins from a single region of Myxococcales bacterium:
- a CDS encoding DNA polymerase IV, with protein MSARRISEPMPYRMAYAEVPTFYVSVERQDDPALRARPVIVGGDPHKRGKVQSASHEALARGVTLGMAVEDVHQMCPEALLLRTNMKRYREISSLLHSALRGSCQGIEIDGLAGAYLELEPAALRDAESARAAAKQLSDRVREELGLPLRVGIAPVKFLARLAALESGPEGVRCLADLDVADFLSPLPAERLPGVGAKTRATFADMKIATIGELLALDVAGVEERLGRHGRRILAYARGEDEARVRTAPHPKSLSHDFTFDEPVLERAAVESCLARLCKAAEEGLRQQRLCARRVAIKLRYEEGKTATRTRTLLRPILDAGEIHFAALRLLDRTEAGRIPLRLIGIALGGLGPEPEPDAQLELFKR; from the coding sequence ATGAGCGCTCGGCGAATTTCCGAACCCATGCCCTACCGCATGGCCTATGCAGAAGTCCCCACGTTCTATGTCTCGGTTGAGCGCCAGGACGACCCGGCGTTGCGCGCCCGACCCGTAATCGTTGGCGGCGATCCGCACAAGCGCGGCAAGGTTCAGTCGGCGAGCCACGAAGCACTGGCTCGTGGTGTGACGCTCGGCATGGCGGTGGAGGATGTCCACCAGATGTGTCCGGAGGCGCTTTTGCTGCGCACCAACATGAAGCGCTACCGCGAGATTTCATCGCTGCTCCACAGTGCGCTGCGAGGGAGTTGCCAGGGAATCGAGATCGACGGCCTGGCCGGGGCGTACCTGGAACTCGAACCGGCGGCGCTGCGGGATGCGGAATCGGCTCGCGCGGCGGCGAAACAACTTTCCGATCGCGTGCGCGAAGAACTGGGTTTGCCGCTGCGGGTGGGGATCGCGCCGGTGAAGTTTCTGGCCAGGCTCGCTGCGCTGGAGTCGGGGCCCGAGGGTGTGCGCTGTCTTGCCGATCTCGATGTGGCGGACTTCTTGTCGCCCCTGCCAGCGGAACGCTTGCCGGGTGTCGGTGCCAAGACACGCGCAACTTTTGCCGACATGAAGATCGCGACGATCGGCGAACTTCTCGCTCTCGACGTTGCTGGGGTCGAAGAGCGCCTTGGACGTCATGGGCGGCGAATCTTGGCCTACGCGCGGGGCGAGGACGAAGCGCGGGTTCGCACTGCACCTCATCCCAAGAGTCTTAGTCACGACTTTACCTTTGACGAGCCGGTTCTCGAGCGCGCGGCCGTCGAGTCCTGTCTCGCGCGTCTTTGCAAGGCGGCAGAAGAAGGGCTGCGTCAACAGCGACTGTGCGCCCGGCGGGTCGCAATCAAGCTGCGATACGAAGAAGGCAAGACAGCGACTCGCACCCGCACCCTACTGCGTCCGATTCTCGACGCGGGCGAGATCCACTTCGCCGCGCTGCGTCTGCTCGACCGTACAGAAGCGGGGAGAATTCCCCTGAGACTGATCGGAATTGCACTCGGGGGCCTGGGTCCGGAACCAGAACCCGATGCACAGCTCGAACTCTTCAAGCGCTGA
- a CDS encoding glycosyl transferase translates to MADFHQNGVISTLHRLGTPDLGRLERELVDYSSQLPIGLVLPTLFSEIRGPALKGIVEVLARVPYLGQVVVSLSGQAERDEYEQMRSLFEPVRCIDGSPTTIIWNDGARVQGLFRRLREEGLDPGAEGKGRATWMACGYVLATQRARVVAIHDCDILNYSPELLARLCYPTANPNLSYEFAKGYYSRVTDRLHGRVTRLFMTPLLRSMKAVLGSQPLLEYLESFRYPLAGECSLTTDLVLANRIPADWGLEVGVLAEVYRNCSLKRVCQVELVDNYDHKHQPLSEGDANFGLHRMVVDIASSLIRNLASYGVEFDAGFLNTMIAAYVRTAQDAIARYSDDAKLNGLQFDRHQEELAVETFSHALRRAGLNFVRDPMGAPQIPNWSRVISALPNFLDEFRTAVEDDSLQR, encoded by the coding sequence ATGGCGGATTTTCATCAGAACGGGGTGATCTCAACCCTTCATCGCCTCGGCACTCCGGACCTGGGTCGACTCGAACGCGAACTGGTCGATTACTCGAGTCAGCTTCCCATCGGACTCGTACTCCCGACTTTGTTCTCCGAGATTCGCGGCCCGGCGCTGAAAGGAATCGTCGAAGTGCTCGCCCGTGTGCCCTACCTGGGGCAAGTGGTGGTGAGCTTGTCCGGACAGGCCGAACGCGATGAATACGAGCAGATGCGTTCGTTATTCGAACCCGTCCGCTGCATCGACGGATCGCCCACGACCATAATCTGGAACGACGGGGCGAGGGTTCAGGGACTTTTTCGTCGCCTGCGAGAAGAGGGACTCGATCCCGGCGCCGAAGGCAAGGGCAGGGCTACCTGGATGGCCTGCGGCTACGTGCTGGCAACCCAGCGCGCTCGCGTCGTGGCCATTCACGACTGCGATATTCTCAACTACTCCCCCGAGCTGCTCGCCCGTTTGTGTTACCCGACCGCGAACCCCAACCTCAGTTACGAATTTGCCAAGGGCTATTACAGTCGCGTGACCGATCGCCTGCACGGTCGGGTGACTCGCTTGTTCATGACTCCACTGCTGCGCTCGATGAAGGCGGTGTTGGGTTCGCAGCCGCTGCTCGAGTATCTCGAGTCGTTCCGTTACCCGCTTGCGGGCGAATGCTCGCTCACCACCGACCTCGTGCTCGCCAATCGGATTCCCGCGGACTGGGGACTCGAGGTCGGGGTGTTGGCCGAGGTGTATCGCAACTGTTCCCTCAAGCGCGTCTGCCAGGTGGAGTTGGTCGACAACTACGACCACAAGCATCAACCGCTGTCCGAAGGAGATGCGAACTTCGGACTGCACCGCATGGTGGTCGATATTGCGAGTTCGTTGATTCGCAATCTCGCAAGTTATGGTGTGGAGTTTGACGCCGGGTTTCTCAACACCATGATCGCTGCCTATGTTCGCACGGCCCAGGACGCCATCGCGCGCTACAGCGACGACGCGAAGCTCAACGGCCTCCAGTTCGATCGGCATCAAGAAGAACTCGCGGTTGAAACGTTCTCGCACGCCCTGCGTCGGGCGGGGTTGAATTTCGTACGAGATCCCATGGGCGCACCGCAGATTCCCAACTGGAGTCGCGTGATCTCAGCCTTGCCAAACTTCCTCGACGAATT
- a CDS encoding PilZ domain-containing protein produces the protein MAGNGTDDRRKYHRIATDQVISFAEIDRPDRLAVGKNVSTGGISFEAVGCEIELGDLLRVTFNVMQQTVVATGLVVWATDSDPISTEVGIEFIEIDPLALRLLEESMEPDSETMEESVHPALSAIEETQ, from the coding sequence ATGGCCGGAAACGGAACAGATGATCGACGCAAGTACCACCGGATCGCAACGGATCAGGTGATTTCGTTTGCCGAGATCGATCGACCCGACCGACTCGCAGTAGGCAAGAACGTTTCTACGGGCGGAATCAGTTTCGAGGCGGTCGGCTGCGAAATCGAACTCGGCGATCTGCTCCGGGTGACGTTCAACGTGATGCAGCAGACCGTGGTTGCGACTGGGCTCGTGGTTTGGGCGACGGATTCGGATCCGATCAGTACGGAGGTCGGAATCGAGTTCATCGAGATCGATCCGCTTGCCTTGCGTCTGCTCGAGGAGTCGATGGAACCCGATTCCGAGACGATGGAAGAGTCGGTACACCCCGCACTCTCGGCGATCGAAGAGACCCAATAG